In Equus quagga isolate Etosha38 chromosome 14, UCLA_HA_Equagga_1.0, whole genome shotgun sequence, one DNA window encodes the following:
- the LOC124225197 gene encoding olfactory receptor 7G2-like: MEPTNHTNAPEFFLLGLTDDPELQPLIFYLFLSMYLVTILGNLIIILAVITDSHLHTPMYFFLSNLSFTDICISTTIIPKILLNTKEQNKSIAYIACLTQICFVLVFAGFENCLLAAMAYDRYVAICHPLRYTVIMNPHLCGLLILLSLFLSILDALLHSLMVLQLSFCKDLEIPHFFCELAQLLKLACSDTLINNILTYFMASIFGGIPLSGIIFSYTKIVSSILRMPSAGGKHKAFSTCGSHLSVVSLFYGTGFGVYISSSVTDSHRKLAVASVMYIVVPQMVNPFIYSLRNRDVKRALKKLTRRKLSLR; this comes from the coding sequence ATGGAACCCACAAATCACACAAATGCTCCAGAGTTCTTTTTACTGGGATTGACAGATGATCCAGAACTGCAGCCCCTGATCTTCTACCTGTTCCTTTCCATGTACTTGGTCACCATCCTGGGAAATCTGATAATCATCTTGGCTGTCATCACTGACTCCCACTtgcacacacccatgtacttctttctCTCCAATCTGTCCTTTACTGACATCTGTATAAGCACAACCATAATCCCAAAGATACTGCTGAACACAAAAGAACAGAATAAGAGCATCGCTTATATAGCCTGCCTCACACAGAtctgctttgttttggtttttgctggTTTTGAAAATTGTCTCCTTGCAGcaatggcctatgaccgctacgTGGCCATTTGTCATCCCTTAAGGTACACGGTTATCATGAACCCCCACCTCTGTGGCTTGCTGATTCtactctctctgttcctcagcaTTTTGGATGCCCTGCTCCACAGTCTGATGGTGTTGCAGCTGTCCTTCTGCAAGGACCTGGAAATCCctcactttttctgtgaacttgCTCAGCTCCTCAAGCTCGCCTGTTCTGATACACTCATAAATAACATCCTGACATATTTTATGGCTAGCATATTTGGCGGTATTCCTCTCTCTGGGATCATTTTCTCTTATACCAAAATTGTCTCCTCTATTTTGAGAATGCCATCAGCAGGAGGAAAGCATAAAGCTTTTTCCACCTGTGGGTCTCACCTCTCAGTTGTTTCCTTATTCTATGGGACAGGTTTTGGAGTGTATATTAGTTCTTCAGTTACTGACTCTCACAGGAAGCTGGCAGTGGCTTCAGTGATGTACATTGTGGTTCCTCAAATGGtgaaccccttcatctacagcctgaggaacagggACGTAAAGAGAGCCTTGAAGAAACTCACCAGAAGGAAACTTTCTCTTCGATGA